Proteins encoded within one genomic window of Oryza brachyantha chromosome 7, ObraRS2, whole genome shotgun sequence:
- the LOC102716929 gene encoding ORM1-like protein 3, producing MGRRGGSYYVEAAPPVDVNKNTEWFMYPGVWTTYILLLFFAWLLVLSVSACSPGIAWTVVNLAHFAITYHFFHWKKGTPFAADDQGIYNRLTWWEQIDNGQQLTRNRKFLTVVPVVLYLIASHLTDYKQPMLFLNTIAVLVLVVAKLPNMHKVRIFGINADI from the exons ATGGGGCGGAGAGGAGGCTCCTACTacgtggaggcggcgccgccggtggacgtGAACAAGAACACGGAGTGGTTCATGTACCCGGGGGTCTGGACCACCtacatcctcctcctcttcttcgccTGGCTCCTCGTCCTCTCCGTCTCCGCCTGCTCCCCCGGGATCGCTTGGACCGTCGTCAACCTCGCCCACTTCGCG ATCACTTACCACTTCTTCCATTGGAAGAAAGGAACTCCATTTGCTGCTGATGACCAAGGCATTTACAACAGACTAACTTGGTGGGAGCAAATTGACAATGGGCAACAACTTACTCGTAACAGGAAGTTCTTGACCGTGGTGCCTGTTGTTCT GTACCTGATCGCGTCACACTTGACTGATTACAAGCAGCCAATGCTTTTCCTTAACACCATCGCAGTTCTGGTACTAGTTGTAGCAAAGCTGCCAAACATGCACAAGGTCCGGATATTTGGAATCAACGCAGACATCTGA
- the LOC121055029 gene encoding uncharacterized protein LOC121055029, whose amino-acid sequence MEPRSMEYFAALAAGSQACLLLVASADASPATAVALAVAAARAGGRVACVRDDARNLDASGTTSTTMTAWSATAACSAPIQRRAAACGADPATGGVVPTDPVTSDGVRRGSSDGRRGGSGSSEDDIGDNGATTAATTEEPRPR is encoded by the coding sequence ATGGAGCCTAGGAGCATGGAGTACTTCGCCGCGCTGGCCGCCGGCAGCCAGGcgtgcctcctcctcgtcgcctcggCCGACGCGTCCCCAGCCACGGCcgtcgcgctcgccgtcgccgccgcgcgggcgggcggccgTGTGGCCTGCGTCCGCGACGACGCGCGGAACCTCGACGCGTCAGGCACCACATCCACCACCATGACAGCTTGGAGCGCTACGGCGGCGTGCTCAGCGCCGATCcagcgacgggcggcggcgtgcggcgcgGATCCGGCCACGGGCGGCGTCGTGCCCACGGATCCGGTGACGAGCGACGGTGTGCGGCGCGGATCCAGtgacgggcggcgcggcggcagcggatcCAGCGAAGACGACATTGGAGACAAcggggcgacgacggccgcgaCGACTGAGGAGCCACGGCCGCGATGA
- the LOC102706770 gene encoding arabinogalactan protein 1-like has translation MARPRATIAAARAAAGAAVSRRGRASTRPRAPSFLSPVAPPPAARPLRAGRRTGFSSPSSHDTPTAAGLGFLSSPASSASPNPMPPRSRPSRLRPTAPKPAARSPLDSPRTAASPPSAAAPAPSPASAAVSSVGDLRRVANLQMEALKRRLDALHSRSHTDLDASLSRASKRFKIQNQACQQLTDEVDSEYKKMSDSIKENAEMIKVKYKQIMSEAQSSTSRVRKVTIPEITKSVEKAIDGLRSRYNISMPV, from the exons ATGGCGAGACCCAGGGCGACCATCGCCGCTGCGCGAGCTGCTGCCGGAGCCGCCGTCTCCAGGCGTGGCCGGGCCAGCACCAGGCCTAGGGcaccctccttcctctcccccgtcgcgccgccgcctgcggctCGACCGCTCCGCGCCGGGAGGCGCACCGGCTTCTCCTCCCCGTCGTCGCATGACactccgacggcggcgggcctcggcttcctctcctccccagcctcctccgcctccccgaACCCCATGCCGCCTAGGTCCAGGCCGTCGAGGCTGCGGCCTACGGCGCCCAAGCCggccgcgcgctcgccgctcgacagcccccgcaccgccgcctcccctccctccgccgcggcgccggccccGTCCCCTGCATCCGCCGCGGTCTCCAGCGTCGGGGACCTCAGGAGAGTCGCCAACTTGCAGATGGAAGCCCTCAAGCGCCGCCTCGACGCGCTCCACTCCCGCTCCCATACCGACCTCgacgcctccctctcccgagCCTCCAAACGGTTCAAG ATCCAGAACCAGGCCTGTCAGCAGCTTACAGATGAAGTGGACAGCGAATACAAGAAGATGTCTGATAGCATAAAGGAAAATGCAGAGATGATCAAG gTGAAGTACAAGCAGATCATGTCAGAGGCACAGTCATCTACATCTCGTG TGCGCAAGGTGACTATCCCTGAAATAACGAAGTCTGTGGAGAAAGCTATTGACGGTCTGCGCAGCCGTTATAATATCTCAATGCCAGTTTAG
- the LOC107304622 gene encoding uncharacterized protein LOC107304622, whose protein sequence is MATAAAPAPAAKEADKKVQLMKEVRAHEVAIGELNNLPPSRAVYQKTGNLFFGKSVKSAVASEQKQLDASKARLQKLDQA, encoded by the exons ATGGcgactgcggcggcgccggcaccggcggcgaaggaggcgGACAAGAAGGTGCAGCTGATGAAAGAG GTTAGGGCGCACGAGGTGGCGATCGGTGAGCTCAACAACCTGCCTCCCTCCCGG GCCGTGTACCAGAAGACTGGCAACCTCTTCTTCGGCAAGAGCGTCAAGTCGGCGGTCGCGTCGGAGCAGA AGCAACTCGACGCGTCGAAAGCTCGGCTGCAGAAGCTGGATCAGGCCTGA